CTGACATGGGTGACTTCACCAATGTGCATCTTCTTGTAATAAACCGGACTGGATACCTCAATACCCGCGCCTTCAGTGCTTTGCAGTTTAATCTTGATACGTTGGTTTGTGGCTTTGGCCGCCAGGGCATCTTCCTCTGACGCGTAGAGTCGCAGTTCATCTTGTGCGCCCAGAGCCGTGCCGCTGCCGCTTACCAGCTTTATTGAGCCTTTGAGCAGGGCTGAGGTATCACCAACGGCAAATTTTACACCTTTGAGGGAAGCATCCAGGCTTACCGGAGCTTCAGCAACCAGATAACTGCCTCGGGTCAGAAGACGTTTAAACTCGGGCTGTATTTCTGCCAGATATTCCACTGAGCCCAAGTCCTCAGCAAGTTTTACCTGTGTCACTTCTCCAACAGGCAAATTGCGATAGCGTATTTCGGCGCCAACCTGCGCGCCCTGGCCGGTATCACTGCGAATAAGCAGATGGGCCTTTTCGGCATACATAAAATCAGGTGCTTTGCTTTCGAGGATATAGCTGCCTTCCATGGGGCCTTCGCCGGGCAGCATGGCAATCACATCGCCGGTAATCAGCCTTGCCGCATGTTTTATCCCATCAAGTGAGATATCCGCGCCTTCTCGCCAGAAGCGACTGTCTTTACCAATCAAGTGGCCCTGGGCGTGGTTGATAAAAACGCTTAAGCTGACGCCTGAATCAGTCAGTCTGGTATTGGTGACCTTACCGATTTCCAAACCACGATACATGACAAGGCTTCCTACACCGAGGCCATCGGCATTGTCTGTGGTCAGCTCCAGTAAATAACCACCCAGCGCATCGGTTTCACTGCCATGAAGCACAAAACTGTCGCCATGGCTGGCGCTGATACCGGCATCAGAGCTGCTGAAGCTGATCCCACCGGCAAGCAGCGCCGCCAAACTTTCGCTCTCAACCTTGATACCTTTCAGGGACGCGTCGATGCTCATGCCTGAGACATTCCAGAAACGGCTGTCTTTTTTCACCAGGTGGGCATATTGCTCCTGAATAAAAGCGCCTATGACGATTCTCTGATTGCCTTCGAGGCGATAGCTCACCACGTTACCTACTGGAATTTGGCGAAAATAGACACCGGATCCCACATCCAGTGAGCCAAGCTTGTCGGTACTCAGCTCCACCAGTATGCCTTCGTTGCCCGGCGCCATGGGGGGAGCCTCCCGCAGTGCGTCAAAACGGGTGACTTGCTCGCCGTCACCTGGCTGTACTGCGATGTAGTTTCCAGAGAAGAGCGCATCCAGACCTGAGACGCCGGTAATGGAGGCCTTTGGGGATACCAGCCAAAACTGAGTGTTTTCTCTGAGGTAAGGTGCCGCTCGATAATCCATCATCACAGTGACGTTGACCCCCTTGAGGTCCTCATCCATGGCGATGTCGGTCACCTTACCGACGGTGAGCCCCTGATATTTGACCAGGGTTTTGCCCACGTCAATCCCGGAAGCGCTGGGAAAATGGACAAAGATTTCTACTCCGGACTCGCGGATACTCTTGATACCCAGCCAGGCCGCCAGCGCCAGGGCGACCAGAGGCAGCAGCCACACCGGCGAAAACAGTTTCTTTTTGACTACCTTGGGTGCTTCAATGTTTGTCATTTTCTAAGTCCAATCGATCCCAGAGTAAACGCGTATCCAGTACCTTGGCGGCAAGCTGTGTCAGCAAAATCACCAAGGCAAATGCGGTTGCAGCCGGTGCGGGTTTGGCATCCAGCAATTGCCCCATATTCACCAGGGCAACGGTTAATGAAATTACAAATAAATCCAGCATGGACCAGCGGCCAATCCACTCAATAATGTGGAAGCCAGCCATCAATCTGCGTTTGGACACCGGCAGGGAAAAACTGATGGCGGTAAGGTAGGTAGCCAGTCCGATGATCTTTAACCAGGGCACCAGAATGCTTGCAGTAAAGACAATAATCGCAATTGGCAACATATCGGAATGCACCAAATGCTTGATACCGCTGAAGATAGTGTCGTGGGTTACCTTGCCTTGGTTTACCAGGGTGGTGATGGGGTAGACGTTTGCCGGAATAAGCAGAATGGCGGCAGTGATGAGCAGTGCCCAGCTTTTTTGAAGACTGCCGTAGTCCCGTGCCTGATTGTCTGCGCCGCAGCGGCTGCAGTTTGTCACATTCACTGGGTTGGTTTTTCTACACACGGGGCAGAGGCACTGGCCCATTTCCTTTCCGGTGGTCTGGACATTGTCAGTCATTCAGGCGACTCCACATGTGTTCTATATTGTATTCCCGTTGCAAAAACAGGGTCACCAGGAACAGCATGGTGAAAGAAAAGGTGCCAACGCCAAAGTAGATATCTGAAAAGTCAGATAATTGAAATGCAGAAACCAAAAAGCTGATCACATAGATTTCCAGCATGGTGATTTGGCTGAATAAACCGTGACGGCGAAGCAGCCATTTATACAGATCCCGTTGCCATCCTGGATTGAGGCCCATTTTAACAAGCAGGATCTGCGACATAATTGACAGCAGCAGCAAGCCGGGGCCTATAACGGCGGCGACGAGCACGGCAATACCCACTACCCAGTAGCCCAAATCCATCACTGCCATGGCGCCCTGAAACACCGTTGCAGTGCGCACGGACCCCAGAAAATGCAGTTCGAGTACGGGGAAAAGATTGGCCGGCAGAAACAGCGCCACAGCAGACAGGCAAAGCGCCAACATGCCGTTGATAGAGCAGAAGGGAGTGTCATACAGCGCCGTGTGACAACGGGGGCAAAGCGCCCTGACCCCACTGGGTAAGGCACGGCGCCGCACCGCCAAATCGCAGGCATGGCACAGGATCACCGAATTGTCGATATCGTCATGATGCATAGAAGCGTATTGCAGATCCATGGCTGACAGGTACCCCAGCCGGGGTGATGCCTGACTCTGCCTCCTTTGGAGGCGGTTTCAGCGTACGAGTGTATCAGATCATGTTAAACACTTGCATCCCCTGAAAAAAACTGTGACACTTCGTCACTGTATAAATAAACAGTATGAGGGCTATCATGGCGGTAATCACTCAATTTGTGGTGGTCAGAGATGGGGTTGAGAAGATGACATTTACATCGAAAAAGGAGGCGGATGCCTACGACAAGATGCTGGATATCGCTGACAGCCTGATCCCATTTATCGACAATGCAGAATGCGGTCTCGATGAAGCGACAACGGAAAAGTTGGCCTTCTATTTTGCCACCCATAAAGATGATTTATCATCGCTGCTCAAGGGTGCGTCGCCCGGCGTGGCGACGGCACCGGTAAAAAAGGCAGCCCGCAAGGCTGCAGAAAATGACTGAATATCGGCAGGAAATTGCATGAAACACGCGTTTTACGACACCTTAAACCGCCAGGCTGAGGCTTTGCTTGCCGGGGAAGACGACATGGTTGCCGCCATGGCCAATTTCTCGGCGCTATTGAATGAACATATGGACGACTTGAATTGGGTTGGTTTCTATGTTCGCCGTGACGATACTCTGGTACTTGGTCCCTTCCAGGGCAAGGTTGCCTGTACCCGTATTCCCTGGGGCAAGGGGGTGTGTGGCACCGCAGCCGCCACCGATACGACGCAGCGTGTGGCCGATGTACATCAATTCGAAGGTCATATTGCCTGTGACTCGGCATCAAACTCAGAAATTGTGGTGCCGGTAAGGCATCAGGGCAGTGTAATAGCTGTGCTCGATATCGACAGTCCCAGTTTTTCCCGCTTCGATGAGACAGATCAGGCAGGGCTCGAGACCCTGGTGAGAACCCTGGAAAAGGCCTTGTTCGGTCAATAAGTCGCCAGTTTTCGTCAAATCCCAGTCGCATTCGCCCAAGCGGTCACTATAATAGGCTGCTTGTGCGTCTGCCTCGGGAGTCACTTCCCGGCGAATAGTAAAAATTGTTAACAATAGTTATTAACGCTTTGGCAAGCGCTCGGAAGATGCTAATTTGTGTGTTGGCCCCCGGGCTAACGTATAGAGAATAACCTATGTCCCGCAATCGCTTGCAATAAACCGGGCATACATACCTAGTAACTGTGGAAGTAAAGATGGAATCAACAGAAAAGTTGACCGACACCAATGCGATTCTCGCGTATTTATATGAAACCTTTCCTTTGTGCTTCGTGGCCGAGGGTGAAACCAAGCCACTGAAAATTGGATTGTTTCAAGATTTGGCTGAAAGGTTGGCTGATGATTCTAAGGTCAGTAAAACACAATTGCGTGTTGCCCTGCGCCGATACACCAGCAGCTGGCGCTATCTGAAGTGCATCAAAGCCGGTGCGGTACGCGTTGATTTGGACGGCAACCCCTGCGGTGAGCTGGAGCAGGAACACATAGACCACGCACAGGCTACACTGAAAGAAAGCCAGGACAAGGCAAAAGCAAAGCGTGCAGAGCGCAGCAAGGATGAAGGCGATGCCGACAAAGCGCCTCGCAAACCTAAGCGCAAGCCTCAGCCTCAAGCGCGTCGTGACGCCAAGCCTGCAGCCAAAGATAAGCCCAAAGCCGCAGCGCCCAAGGCGCCGGCCGTTGCCGTTAACCTGGTGCCAGCGAAGCTCGAAGAGCTCAAAGTCGCCCAGCGTGTTAACGTGAAATTGGGCATGTCTCCAGTGGCAGGTTCGATTGTGGACATCAATAAGGGTGATGTGCATGTACAGCTGGATTCAGGCTTGACAGTGAAAGTCCGCGCCGAGTATATACTGCTGTAATTCATTGAAGTTTAAGGAGTAGCTTGTTGATGCGAAAACTATCTTTGGCGGTATCCATCGCCGGGATCCTGATAGGATCCTCAGCGTGGGCCATAGCGCCTGCCATTCAAATCGATGAGCTGCCCTCTCTGGTACAGGAGCCACAGCACAAGGTGGCCTCCAAGCGGGTGGCAGATCTCTTTACCCGCTCGCACTACCACAGATTCAGCCTGGACGATGCCTTCTCTGGGCAGATTTTCGACCGTTACCTTAAACAGTTGGATTACCGACGCAATGTGCTGACGCAAGCCGATGTACAGAGCTTTGAGAAGTATCGTCATCAATTTGATGACATGCTTAAAAACGGTGATATGACCGGCGCCTACGACATGTTCGATCTGGCCCAAAAGCGCCGTTATGAAGGTTTTGTGTACGCACTGAGCCTGCTGGATAAAGAAATGGATTTTTCCCAGGCGGGCGATAAGTACGAGTACGATCGTGAAGACGCACCCTGGGCTAAAGACGAATCTGAAATACAGGAGCTTTGGCGTCAGCGTGTTAAGTACGATGCGCTGAACCTCAAACTGACCGGCAAAAACTGGACAGAAATCGTTGATGTGCTGCAAAAACGCTACAACAACGCCATCAAACGCCTGGGGCAAACCCAGAGCGAAGATGTCTTCCAGACAGTAATGAATGCGTTTTCCCGCAGCATCGAACCCCATACCAGCTACCTTTCTCCACGCAATGCTGAACGTTTCCAGATGGAAATGAACCTGAGCCTCGAAGGCATAGGGGCCGTGTTGCAGATGGATGATGACTATACAGTTATCAAGAGCATGGTGGCCGGTGGCCCGGCTGCCAGCAGCGAAAAATTGTCACCGGATGATCGCATTATCGGTGTTGGTCAGGAAGGCGGCGCCGTGGTTGACGTGATTGGCTGGCGTCTCGATGACGTTGTCGACCTTATTAAGGGCCCCAAAGGCAGCAAGGTTACCTTGCAAATTCTGCCGAAGAAGGGCGGCTCCAATGCCAAGCCGGTAGAAGTGACTCTGGTCAGGGACAAGATTCGCCTGGAAGACCGCGCTGCCACCTCTAAAGTGATTGAGCCCAGTGACGGTCAGTATGCCAACCGCAAGGTCGGTGTTATTCAAATCCCGGGTTTTTACATGAACCTGTCTCAGGATGTGGCTAAAGAGCTGCAAACCCTGAAAGAGGCAAAAGTTGAAGGTGTCATCATTGACCTGCGTGGCAACGGTGGTGGAGCCCTGACCGAAGCCGTACTTCTGACCGGTCTTTTCATCGATATGGGGCCGGTGGTTCAGGTGCGCGATGCCAATGGGCGTGTATCCCAGCACAGGGACAACGACGGCAAGGTGACCTACTCAGGACCCTTGACTGTGATGGTTGACCGTTACAGTGCTTCAGCCTCTGAGATTTTTGCTGCCGCGTTGCAGGACTACCAGCGAGCACTGATCGTGGGCGAGTCCACCTTTGGTAAAGGCACAGTCCAGCAGCATAAGGGCTTGGCTCGCATTTACGATCTGTACGAGAAGCCAGTAGGCCATGTGCAGTACACCATTCAGAAGTTTTACCGTATCAACGGTGGCAGCACTCAGCTCAAAGGGGTCACACCGGATATCCCGTTCCCAAGCGCGCTTGAGCCCGGTGAATATGGCGAGGCGGAAGAAGATAACGCGCTGCCATGGGATAAAGTGCCTGTTGCGCAATACAGTACCGTCGATGCAATCAGCTCTCCTCTGATTGCTGAACTCGAAGCCAAGCATCAGGGACGTATTAAGTCAGATGTAGAATTTGGCTATATCTATCAGGATATTGCAGAATACAAAAACCTTCACGATCAAAAGTCCGTGTCGCTGGTGGAAAGTGAGCGTATCGCTGAACGTGAAGCCGATGACAAGAAGCAGCTCGATCGCACCAACGAGCGACGTATCCGTGCCGGCATGGATAAGGTGGCAAGCCTGGATGATATCGAAAAAGATATCGAAGCGCCGGATCCGCTCCTTGATGAAACCGCCTACATTACGTTGGATCTGGTGGATGCGGGCAAACTTGCTGCAACCAGCAAGCACTGACGTACGACTTTGATGTAAAAAACGCGCTCCGGCGCGTTTTTTTTCAGGACAAACCACAAGACCTGAAACCCCATTTTTAGAACACTTTCGAAAAGGACCTGACATGTCTGAATTACAGGCCAAACACTTAAAAGATTACCAGTCCCCGGCTTTTACCATTACCGAGCTGGATATGTTGGTGGATTTGTACCCCGATAACACCCGCGTCATTGCTGTTAGCCAGGTGACCCGTTGTCGAGATAATGAAGCCCTGCTGCTTGATGGAGAAGGCCTTGAACTGAAGTCGGTCAAGGTAAACGGCACGGCTCATCCACATCAGGTTGTCGATGGTCAGCTAAGACTGGAAGGCCTGCCAGCAACCTTTGAGCTTGAGATTGAAACCCTGATAGACCCTGTGGGCAATACCAGCCTCGAGGGGCTGTATATGTCAGATGGGGCTTACTGTACCCAGTGTGAAGCCGAAGGCTTCCGCCGCATTACCTATTTCCTGGACCGTCCGGATGTGCTTGCCAGGTACCGGGTACGTATTGAAGCCCCAAAAGCCGGATTCCCCTATTTGCTCAGTAACGGTAACAAGGTCGAAGCCGGTGACGTGGGTGAAGAACGCCACTTTGTTGTGTGGGAAGACCCGTTCCCCAAACCGGCATATCTGTTCGCTCTGGTTGCAGGGGATTTCGACCTGCTGGAAGACAGCTTCACTACCCAAAGCGGCCGTAAAGTCGCGCTCCAGGTCTTTGTGGATAAGGGCAATCTGCACAAAGCTCACCACGCTATGGCAAGCCTTAAAAAGTCTATGGCATGGGATGAAAGTCGCTTTGGTCTTGAGTACGATCTCGACATCTACATGATTGTGGCCGTTGACTTTTTCAACATGGGTGCCATGGAAAACAAGGGCCTGAACATATTTAACACCAAGTATGTTCTTGCCGACACCGAAAGCGCCACCGACGATGACTTCCACGGTATTGAGTCTGTGGTGGGGCACGAATACTTTCACAATTGGACCGGCAACCGGGTGACCTGCCGAGACTGGTTCCAGTTGAGCCTTAAAGAAGGCTTGACGGTATTTCGCGATCAGGAGTTCAGCTCCGATGTTGGCTCTCGTGCGGTTAATCGCATTCAGGCTATTAAGGTTATTAAAAATCAGCAATTTGCCGAGGACTCTGGTCCAATGGCACATCCGATCCGCCCGCAAAGTGTGATTGAGATGAATAACTTCTATACCGTGACCGTGTACAACAAGGGCGCCGAAGTCATTCGGATGATGCACACCCTGCTTGGAGAGGCCGGTTTCCAGGCTGGGATGAAGCTGTATTTCCAGCGCCACGATGGTCAGGCAGTCACCTGCGATGATTTTGTCGCGGCCATGGAAGATGCAAGCGGCGTGGATTTGCGTCAGTTCCGTCTGTGGTATAACCAGGCCGGTACCCCAACGCTCAAGGTCTCTGACAGCTTTGATGTCAAAAGTGGAGAATACCGCCTTGTCGTGGAGCAGCTTTTGCCGCCACAGGCAGGTGAGGATGCCAAGCCGATGCACATTCCCTTTGATGTGGAGCTTATCGGTGAAGATGGCAAGTCGCTTGTAAACAAGGTGCTTGACGTTAAAGAAGCCCGTAACGAGTTTGTGTTCGAGGGACTGAGCGCCAGGCCGGTGCCATCACTGCTGCAAAACTTTTCGGCGCCGGTGAAGCTTGAGTACGACTTTACCACGGCTCAGCTAATCAGTTTGATGCGTCACGCAAGCTCTGAAGTAGCGCGGTGGGAAGCGTCGGTCAGCCTTATCAGCCGAGCCATTTGGGGTAACGTGAATACCCTTATTGCCGGCGGTGATATGGCGCTTGATACCCGAGTGGCCGATGCCTTCCGTGCCGTGCTGCTGGATGCCCAGCTTGATACTGAGCTTGCCGCCGAAATTCTCAATATTCCGTCTGTCAACGCCTTGATTGAGCAGGTCGACAGCGTCAACTTCGATGCTCTGGTCTCGGCCCGGGCTTTTGTGCTGGAAGAGTTGTCGGCCAATCTGGAAGACGAGCTGCTGGTTCGCTACAGAGAGCTTTACAACGTCGACTCAGCGCCGGCGCGGGCCCTCAAGAACGCCTGTCTTGCTATGCTTGCCCGGGGCGGTTTGTGCCCGGAAGAGATGGTGGAAGCGCAGTTTAAAGACAGCCGCAATATGACTGACTCCCTCGCTGCACTTGCTGCCGCCATGGCCGGTGAGCACGACTGCCTTGATGCGCTTCTCGAGCGGTTTGAACAACGCTGGGTGGATACGCCACTGGTAATGGATAAGTGGTTTATGCTGCAGGCCAGCCGTCAGGACGATGCTGTTCTGGGTCGTATCGATTCGCTCGTGTCCCATAAGGCGTTCAGCCTCAACAATCCAAACCGGGTGCGTTCATTGATTGGCTGTTTTGCGGCCAACAATCCTGTGCAGTTTCACCGGGAAGACGGCGAGGGCTATCGCCTGTTAACCCGTTATCTGAAGCAGCTTAACAGCGTCAATCCTCAGGTGGCGGCGCGGATCATCACGCCACTCATTCAGTTTGGTAAATTCGATGAAGATCGTAAGCAGAAGATGAGAGCCTGCCTTGAAGAGCTGATTGCATTGCCTGATTTGTCCCGGGATCTGTACGAAAAGGTATCCAGAGCCCTGTCGCAGTAGTGGTTAACCTTTCAATGGTCGGAGCCTGTGCTATTACATCTTCAGGTGTAGTGCACAGGTACACCGTATAGAAGCTTAGGTGTTTATTGGGGCATGCGTCCAGAATCGCGCAGCCCCCCCATTCGCGGAGTGATACGTTGGAACTCTTTTTTCGGCTTAACGTCGGCTTTAATGACTTTTTAAAATATTATCAAGGCGATGCGACCATGGTCGAGGTCAAGGATATTGAGGGCAGGGTGCTTTGGATCAATGCCAGGCATTTTCGTCCCTATGTTACCCGTAATGGAATACAGGGACTTTTCCGCATGGAACTCGATAAACAGGGTGAGTTGCAGTTGTTACAAAAATTAGAGTAATAACTTAAAACGTTTGATTTATTCGAGTTTGGCGAATTAGCCCATTCGCAAGCGGCTAAGCTATTGAAAAAAGCTGACTAATCCTACCAGTTGTGAGACACAATTCTGACAACTCAAAAAAATTCAAATTCACACCTTTCAGTTTGGCTGCCAATAGCACCTAAGTGCTCAATTCTTTAGAAAATTTTCTCCATACCCGCCTTGCCGTGAACCCGTAATTGCTGTAACAATGGTGTTACCTGTAGGCTAACCACATGTTGGTTGCAATACCTATAAAAAAGAATCCAGCAGGTTACGGAGAGAAGCTAACATGAAAAGTGTTAAAAAGGGTTTTAACAAGACGGCGCTTTCTTTGGGGGTTGCGTCAGCCCTGAGTCTGGGAAGTATTCCTGCTCAGGCCGTATCGTTTGATTGGGGCGAAGTGCAAGGGTCTTTCGATTCTACCTTCACCTTGGGTGCCAGCTGGCGCGTGGAAAAACGCGACTGGGATGGCCAAATCGGTAAGGTCAATCACCCCAGATTCGATTGGTCCAACTATTCTGCATTTGGCAACACCAAGTACACCTCGGCAGAGATCTGGGCTCAACCCGGGTCTTACTCAAGTAACAACGATTTGAGTAACTTGCTTTATTCTCAGGGCGATACCACGTCCGAAATATTCAAAGGCCTGCACGAACTGTCGCTGAAGTATGAAAACTTCGGTCTGTTTGCCCGTGGTATGTACTTCTACGATCGCAAACTCAATGATGGCAGCTTTGGCTATTCAGACCCTATCACCGGCAAAGAGTTTGACCCTTGTGCCGACAAGCAGGCCAAAGAATTACAGTGTAAAGACATCCGTCTGCTGGACGCCTTTGTTTATGCCAACTTTGACTTTAATGATGGCCAGAATCCGCTGACTGTTCGCGTGGGTGACCAGGTCGTCTCCTGGGGGGAGAGCACCCTGATTGCCCACGGCATAGGTGTAATTAACCCCGTCGACCTGAACATTCTCAATGCCCCGGGAGCTGAGCTCAAAGAAGCCTTCCGCCCTCAGGGGATGGTGTGGGCCTCATTGGGGGTAACCGAAAACCTCAGCCTCGAAGCCTTTTACCAGTATGACTGGCAGCCTATTTGGGTTCCTACACCGGGCTCGATTTTTGCGACCAACGACTTTGCCGGTTACGGTGGCTATCAGCAAAATGCTCAGCTCGGCTTTAACGCCAACCCTGACATTAACCTCGACTTTATTCAGGCCGAATACGAAAAACTCGCGCAAATGATTGTATCAGGTGCGTTTTCGTCTCCTGAAGGCACTCAAAGCCTCATCCGCGCTGCCCTGGCATATCCAACCAAGGTAACGCTGATCGAAGACGAAGCACAGGCGAGCGATGATGGTCAGTATGGTATTAAGCTTGGCTACTATGCCCCTGAGCTGGGTGAGACCGAGTTTGGTCTTTACTACATGAACTACCATAGCCGTCGCCCACTCATCAGCGGTACCGCGGCCAACTTCGATCTGGTTCCACTGCTGACTGACATGACCACAGTGGGCATGAATGCCGGCAATATCGATCGCGACCTTATTCTGGGACTCGAGAGCTTCTCCAAGGCTCAAATCGTATATCCCGAAGACATTCAGCTTTACGGTTTCAGCTTTAACACCCTGATTGGTGATACGTCGGTAGCCGGTGAAATAGCTCACCGTCAGGACGAGCCACTGCAAATAGACGACGTAGAACTCCTGTTTGCCGCTATGCCGCAGCAACTGGCAAACTCAAACGTGGTTGGTGGCAGTTATGAGTTCTTTGATGGCCTGTCCCAGTATCCTGAGTACTTCGGTAAAGAAGTTAAGCCAGGCGATTATGCCGAAGGCTTTATCCGCGTTGATACCACTCAGGCGCAATTCACGCTGACTCACCTGTTTGGGCCGACGCTGGGTACCGATAACCTGACAATGTTGGCGGAAGTGGGCGGCATTTGGATCCACGATATGCCATCCCATGATGAACTGCGCCTCAACGGCCCCGGCACTGCCCGCAGCGGCGGCCGGGATGGTTACGAAGGGGTATTGCAGATTGTTCATAATGGCCCCGAGACCAATCCGTTCCCAACTGATTTCGCCTGGGGTTACCGTATCGTTGCCAAGGCCGACTACAACAACCTCTTTGCGGGCATCAACGTGTCACCACGGGTGATTTGGTCACACGATGTTGATGGTATCACGCCAGACCCACTGTTCCTGTTTACCGAGGGACGTAAATCAGTGGCCTTCGGCATCAACTTTGATTACCAGAGCCGTTGGGGCGCCGATCTGTCTTACAACAGCTTCTTCGGTGGTGTAGGTACCACCAACGCCATGAGCGATCGCGATTATGTGTCGTTCAATATCAAGTATTCTATCTAAAGGACAATAACAATGAAGAAACTTGCGATATTGTCTGCAGCGGTAATGTTTGCCTTGGGTGGCGGCGCTGCAGTGGCGAAAGTCTCCGAGGCCGAAGCGGCCAAATTGGGCACCAGCCTGACCCCCATGGGCGGCGAAATGGCGGCTAACGCCGATGGCTCCATCCCAGCCTGGAATGGTGGTATCACAGCTGCGCCAGCGGGTTACCAAAAAGGCGATCACCATCCTGATCCCTATTCGGCCGACAAGATTGAATACACCGTGACCAAGGCCAATCTTGAGCAGTACAAGAGCCTGTTAACCCCCGGTCAAATCAAGCTGTTTGAGCTGTACCCAGATACTTTCAAGATGAACGTCTACAAAACCCAGCGCAGCGCTTCTGCACCGCAGTGGGTGTATGACGCTACCAAAGCCAACGCTACCCGCGCCGAACTGGTTCAGGGCGGCAACGGTGTTCTGGGTGCCGCCGTGGGTATTCCATTCCCCATTCCTCAAAATGGTCTTGAGGCTATCTGGAACCACATACTGCGTTTCCGTGGTGTCGACATCGAAACCCAGCGTAACCAGGCTGCCCCAGCCAAAGGCGGCGGCTACACCCTGGTTGAACTGTCTGAACAGCTGCGCTTTGAGTATTCTCAGCCCGACATGACACCCGAAAAGCTCAAAGAAGCCAACACGCTTGCGCTTTTCAAGCAGGTTGTTACCCAGCCTGCGCGTTTGGCCGGTACTGCGCTTTTGGTGAAAGAGACCCTGGATCAGGAAGCCCTGCCTCGTCAGGCCTGGACTTACAACACCGGGCAGCGCCGCGTGCGCAAGGCACCTAACGTGGCCTTTGATACTCCGGGTACCGTATCAGACGGTCTGCGTACCACTGACGACTATGATATGTTCAACGGCTCACCAAGCCGCTACAACTGGGAGCTTGTCGGTAAAAAGGAAATCCTTATTCCTTACAACGACTACAAGTTGCACTCTGACAAGGTCAAGTACGATCAGATCCTGACGCCCGGCCACATCAATCCTGATTTGGTACGTTGGGAGAAACACCGCGTGTGGGAAGTGAAGGCAACCCTGAAAGACGGCATGCGCCACATTTACAAGACCCGCGTGTTCTTCCTGGATGAGGACTCCTGGCAGGTGTCAGCCACCGACATGTACGACAATCGTGATGAACTCTACCGTGTGGCCTTCGCCCATGG
The window above is part of the Shewanella litorisediminis genome. Proteins encoded here:
- a CDS encoding MlaD family protein: MTNIEAPKVVKKKLFSPVWLLPLVALALAAWLGIKSIRESGVEIFVHFPSASGIDVGKTLVKYQGLTVGKVTDIAMDEDLKGVNVTVMMDYRAAPYLRENTQFWLVSPKASITGVSGLDALFSGNYIAVQPGDGEQVTRFDALREAPPMAPGNEGILVELSTDKLGSLDVGSGVYFRQIPVGNVVSYRLEGNQRIVIGAFIQEQYAHLVKKDSRFWNVSGMSIDASLKGIKVESESLAALLAGGISFSSSDAGISASHGDSFVLHGSETDALGGYLLELTTDNADGLGVGSLVMYRGLEIGKVTNTRLTDSGVSLSVFINHAQGHLIGKDSRFWREGADISLDGIKHAARLITGDVIAMLPGEGPMEGSYILESKAPDFMYAEKAHLLIRSDTGQGAQVGAEIRYRNLPVGEVTQVKLAEDLGSVEYLAEIQPEFKRLLTRGSYLVAEAPVSLDASLKGVKFAVGDTSALLKGSIKLVSGSGTALGAQDELRLYASEEDALAAKATNQRIKIKLQSTEGAGIEVSSPVYYKKMHIGEVTHVSWQPELDVFDIELAIDGTFKRLIGPNTLYWKHSAISVDASLKGLKVDVATLPGLISGGIAIGLLPQGEAKNPGRLYESETLAMAQAQPVELIMGAESRIAAGAPIRYQGHQIGEVTEVKLSSDLHKLVARAYLYGEYADNFSREDSRYLLEDVQISLQGIKAPEAIITGPFISVLPGKAPQRTHRFEVVGRAPHYANVATDALKLTLERPSLGSIKAGSQIFYRGVAIGGVDGYALNSSGSQVELFVHIDAEYRHLVNASSVFFDLSGVNFEFGLFSGAKVQTGSLETILVGGIGVATRSVTAAGNQLGNGSRFVLYPEAHEDWLVWSPQ
- a CDS encoding paraquat-inducible protein A, producing the protein MTDNVQTTGKEMGQCLCPVCRKTNPVNVTNCSRCGADNQARDYGSLQKSWALLITAAILLIPANVYPITTLVNQGKVTHDTIFSGIKHLVHSDMLPIAIIVFTASILVPWLKIIGLATYLTAISFSLPVSKRRLMAGFHIIEWIGRWSMLDLFVISLTVALVNMGQLLDAKPAPAATAFALVILLTQLAAKVLDTRLLWDRLDLENDKH
- a CDS encoding paraquat-inducible protein A; the protein is MDLQYASMHHDDIDNSVILCHACDLAVRRRALPSGVRALCPRCHTALYDTPFCSINGMLALCLSAVALFLPANLFPVLELHFLGSVRTATVFQGAMAVMDLGYWVVGIAVLVAAVIGPGLLLLSIMSQILLVKMGLNPGWQRDLYKWLLRRHGLFSQITMLEIYVISFLVSAFQLSDFSDIYFGVGTFSFTMLFLVTLFLQREYNIEHMWSRLND
- a CDS encoding YebG family protein — its product is MAVITQFVVVRDGVEKMTFTSKKEADAYDKMLDIADSLIPFIDNAECGLDEATTEKLAFYFATHKDDLSSLLKGASPGVATAPVKKAARKAAEND
- a CDS encoding GAF domain-containing protein is translated as MKHAFYDTLNRQAEALLAGEDDMVAAMANFSALLNEHMDDLNWVGFYVRRDDTLVLGPFQGKVACTRIPWGKGVCGTAAATDTTQRVADVHQFEGHIACDSASNSEIVVPVRHQGSVIAVLDIDSPSFSRFDETDQAGLETLVRTLEKALFGQ
- the proQ gene encoding RNA chaperone ProQ, with the protein product MESTEKLTDTNAILAYLYETFPLCFVAEGETKPLKIGLFQDLAERLADDSKVSKTQLRVALRRYTSSWRYLKCIKAGAVRVDLDGNPCGELEQEHIDHAQATLKESQDKAKAKRAERSKDEGDADKAPRKPKRKPQPQARRDAKPAAKDKPKAAAPKAPAVAVNLVPAKLEELKVAQRVNVKLGMSPVAGSIVDINKGDVHVQLDSGLTVKVRAEYILL